The Chlorocebus sabaeus isolate Y175 chromosome 9, mChlSab1.0.hap1, whole genome shotgun sequence genome includes a window with the following:
- the MKI67 gene encoding proliferation marker protein Ki-67 isoform X3, with translation MGPTRRLVTIKRSGVDGPHFPLSLSTCLFGRGIECDIRIQLPVVSKQHCKIEITEQEAILHNFSSTNPTQVNGSVIDEPVQLKHGDVITIIDRSFRYENESFQNGRKSTEFPRKIREQEPARRVSRSSFSPDPDESEGIPLKRRRVSFGGHLRPELFDENLPPNTPLKRGETPTKRKSLVTHTPPVLKKIIKEQPQPSGKQESTSEIHVEVKAQSLVRSPPAPSPRKTPVANDQRRRSCKAAPASSNKSQTEVPKRGGRKSGNLPSKRASISRSQHDILQMICSKRRSGASEANLIVAKSWADVVKLGAKQTQTKLIKHGPQRSMNKRQRRPATPKKPVGEVHSQFSTGHANSPCTIIIGKAHTEKVRVPARPYRMLNNFISNQKMDFKEDLSGIAEMFKTPVKEQPQLTSTCHVAISNSENLLGKQVQATNSGEEPLLPTSESFGGNGFFSAQNSAKQPSDKCPASPPLRRQSIRENGNIAKTPRNTYKITSVETKTSDTETEPSKTVSIVNKLRRSMEFRNIQKLPIESKSEETNTDIVERILKRCQKAALLQRREGEMKEIERPFETYKENIELKENDEKTKAVKRSRRTWGPKCEPTSDLTDLKSLPDIEHTKDTACGQDLLQTQDHAKAPKSEKGKITKMPCQSLQPERINTPTHIKQRLKASLGKVGVKEELLAVGKLTRTSGETTHTHREPAEDGKNIRMFKESPKQILDPAACVTGMKKWPRTPKEEARSLEDLAGFKELFQTPGPTEESMTKEKTTKIACKSPPPESVDTPTSTRQRPKRSLRKADVEEEFLALRKLTPSAGKTMHTPKPTGGDEKDIKAFMGTPVQKLDLPGTLPGSKRQLHTPKGKAQALEDLTGFKELFQTPVLTEELVAAGKTTKISCKSPQPDPVDTPTSTKQRPKRSLRKADVEGEFLAFRKLTPAAGRAMHIPKPAVGEEKGINTFVGTPVQKLDLTENLTGNKTWPHTPKEKAQALEDLAGFKELFQTPGHTEEAVTAGKTTKMPCKSSPPELADAPTSTRRQPKTPLGKRDVQKELSALKKLTQTTHTDKVPGGEDKSIKAFKETAKQRLDPAASVTDSKRQPRTPKRKAQPLEDLAGLKELFQTPICTDKSTTHEKTTKIACRSPQPDPVDTPTSSKPQSKRSLRKVHVEEEFLALKKRTPSAGKAMHTPKPAASDEKNINAFVGTPVQKLDLPENLTGSRRQLQTPKEKAQALEDLSGFKELFQTPGHTEESMTNDKTAKVACKSSQPDPDKTPASSKGRLKTSLGKVGMKEELRAVGKLTQMSGETTHTHTEPTGDGKSIKAFMESPKQILDSAASLTGSKRQPRTPKGKSEVPEDLAGFKELFQTPGHTKESMTNEKTTKISYRSSQPDPVDTPTSSKPQPKRSLSKADVEEEFLAFRKRTPSADKAMHTPKPAGGEEKDISTFMGTPVQKLDPPENLPGSKRRLQTPKEKAQTLEDLTGFRELFQTPCTDNPTTDEKTTKILCKSPQLDPVDTPTSTKQRPKRSLKKADVEEEFLAFRELTPSAGKAMHTPNPAVGEEKVINTFVGTPVQKLDLPGNLPGRKRRPQTPKEKAKALEDLAGFKKLFQTPTHTEESMTDDKITEVYCNSPQPDPVKTPTSSKRRLKTSLGKVGVKEEVLPVGKLTQTSGKTTQTHRETAGDGKSIKVFKESAKQMLDPANYGTGMKRWPRTPKEEAQSLEDLAGFKELFQTPGHTEESTTDVKTTKIACKSPPPESVDTPTNTRRRPKTPLGKKDVQKELSALKKLTQTTHTDKVPGGEDKSIKAFKETAKQRLDPAASVTDSKRQLRTPKRKAQPLEDLAGLKELFQTPICTDKPTTHEKTTKLACRSPQPDPVDTPTIFKPQSKRSLRKADVEEEFLALRKLTPSVGKAMHTPKPSGGDEKDMKAFLGTPVQKLDLPGNLPRSRRRPQTPKEKAQPLEDLTGFKELFQTPGTDKPTTDEKTTKMPCKSPQPDPADTPASTKQQPKRSLRKADVEEEFLALRKLTPSAGKAMDTPKPAVSDEKNNTFMEILVQNLDLPGNLPGSKRRPQTTKEKAEALEDLAGFKELFQTPGHTEESMTDDKMTEVSCKSPQPESFKTSRSSKQSLKISLVKVDMKEEPLAVNKLTRTSGKTTQTHTQPTGDSKSIKAFKESPKQILDPAANVTGSKRQLRTRKEKASALEDLTDFKELFPAPGHTEESMTVDKNTTMLCKSPPAEPADTATSTKRYPKTRLRKEVKEELSALERLTQTSGQSTHTHKELASGDEGIKVFKQRAKKKPNPVEEEPSRRRPRAPKEKAQPLEDLASFKELSETSGHTQEPLTAGKATKIPCKSPPVEVVDTTASTKRHLRTRVQKVQVKEEPSAVKFTQTSGETMDADKEPVGEDKGIKALKESAKQTLAPAASVTGSRRRPRAPRENAQALEDLADSKDPAPGHTEESMTDDKTTKIPCKSSPELVDTATSSKRRPRTRAQKVAVKEELLAVGSLTQTSGETAHTDKEPVGEDKGMKAFKQPAKQKLDAEDVIGSRRRPRAPKEKAQPLEDLASFQELSQTPGHTEELANGAADSFTSAPKKTPDSGKPLKTSRRVLRAPKVEPVGDLVSATDPVKSQSKSNTSLPPLPFERGGGKDGSATGTKRLRCMPAPEEIVEELPASKKQRVAPRARGKSPEPVVVMKRSLRTSAKRIEPVEELNSNNMKTNKEEHKLQDSVPENKGISLRSRRQNKTDVEQQITEVLVLAERIEINRNEMKPMKTSPEMDIQNPDDGARKPIPRGKVSENKRCLRSVRQNKSSQPKVAEESGGQKSAGVLMQNQEGKGEAGNSDSMCLRSRKTKSQSAASTLESESAQRVTRSVKRCAENPKKAEDIVYVKKIRTRSHRDSEDI, from the exons GAGCCAGCACGTCGTGTCTCAAGATCTAGCTTCTCTCCTGACCCTG ATGAGAGTGAGGGAATACCTTTGAAAAGAAGGCGTGTGTCCTTTGGTGGGCACCTAAGACCTGAGTTGTTTGATGAAAACTTGCCTCCTAATACGCCTCTCAAAAGGGGAGAAACCCCAACCAAAAGAAAGTCTCTGGTAACGCACACTCCACCTGTCCTGAAGAAAATCATCAAG GAACAGCCTCAACCATCAGGAAAACAAGAGTCAACTTCAGAAATCCATGTGGAAGTGAAGGCACAAAGCTTGGTTAGAAGCCCTCCAGCTCCTAGTCCTAGGAAAACTCCAGTTGCCAATGATCAACGCCGTAGGTCCTGCAAAGCAGCACCTGCTTCCAGCAACAAATCTCAGACAGAGGTTCCtaagagaggagggagaaagagcgGCAACCTACCTTCAAAGAGAGCATCTATCAGCCGAAGTCAACAtgatattttacagatgatatgtTCCAAAAGAAGAAGTGGTGCTTCGGAAGCCAATCTAATTG TTGCAAAATCATGGGCAGATGTAGTAAAACTTGgtgcaaaacaaacacaaactaaACTCATAAAACATGGTCCTCAAAGGTCAATGAACAAAAGGCAAAGAAGACCTGCTACTCCGAAG AAGCCTGTGGGCGAAGTTCACAGTCAATTTAGTACAGGCCATGCAAACTCTCCTTGTACCATAATAATAGGGAAGGCTCATACTGAAAAAGTACGTGTGCCTGCTCGACCCTACAGAATGCTCAACAACTTCATTTCCAACCAAAAAATGGACTTTAAGGAAGATCTTTCAG GAATAGCTGAAATGTTCAAGACCCCAGTGAAGGAGCAACCACAGTTGACGAGCACATGTCACGTCGCTATTTCAAATTCAGAGAATTTGCTTGGAAAACAAGTTCAAGCAACTAATTCAGGAGAAGAACCTCTGCTGCCCACCTCAGAGAGTTTTG gaGGAAATGGGTTCTTCAGTGCACAGAATTCAGCAAAACAGCCATCTGATAAATGCCCTGCAAGCCCTCCCTTAAGACGGCAGTCTAttagagaaaatggaaacatagCAAAAACTCCCAGGAACACCTACAAAATAACTTCCGTGGAGACAAAAACTTCAGATACTGAGACAGAGCCTTCAAAAACAGTATCCATCGTAAACAAGTTAAGAAGGTCTATGGAGTTCAGAAATATACAGAAGCTACCTATAGAAAGTAAGAGTGAAGAAACAAATACAGACATTGTTGAGCGCATCCTAAAAAGATGTCAGAAGGCAGCACTACtacaaaggagagaaggagagatgaAGGAAATAGAAAGACCTTTTGAGACATATAAGGAAAAtattgaattaaaagaaaatgatgaaaagacGAAAGCAGTGAAGAGATCAAGAAGAACTTGGGGTCCGAAATGTGAACCAACGTCTGATCTGACAGACCTCAAGAGCTTGCCTGATATAGAACACACGAAAGACACGGCATGTGGCCAGGATCTCCTCCAAACCCAAGATCATGCCAAGGCACCAAAGAGTGAGAAGGGCAAAATCACTAAAATGCCCTGCCAGTCATTACAACCAGAACGAATAAACACCCCAACACACATAAAACAACGGCTGAAGGCATCCCTGGGGAAAGTGGGTGTGAAAGAAGAGCTCTTAGCAGTCGGCAAGCTCACACGAACGTCAGGGGAaaccacgcacacacacagagagccaGCAGAAGATGGCAAGAACATCAGAATGTTTAAGGAGTCTCCAAAGCAGATCCTGGACCCAGCAGCCTGTGTAACTGGAATGAAGAAGTGGCCAAGAACGCCTAAGGAAGAGGCGCGATCACTAGAAGACCTGGCCGGCTTCAAAGAGCTCTTCCAGACACCAGGTCCCACTGAGGAATCAATGACTAAAGAGAAAACTACCAAAATAGCCTGCAAATCTCCACCACCAGAATCAGTGGACACTCCAACAAGCACAAGGCAACGGCCTAAGAGAAGTCTCAGGAAAGCAGATGTAGAGGAAGAATTCTTAGCACTCAGGAAACTAACACCATCAGCAGGGAAAACCATGCACACACCCAAACCAACAGGAGGTGATGAGAAAGATATTAAAGCTTTTATGGGAACTCCAGTGCAGAAACTGGACTTGCCAGGAACTTTACCTGGCAGCAAGAGACAGCTGCATACTCCCAAGGGAAAGGCCCAGGCTCTAGAAGACCTGACTGGCTTTAAAGAACTATTCCAGACTCCTGTTCTTACTGAGGAATTAGTGGCTGCCGGCAAAACCACTAAAATATCCTGCAAATCTCCACAGCCAGACCCAGTGGACACCCCAACAAGCACAAAGCAACGGCCCAAGAGAAGTCTCAGGAAAGCAGATGTAGAAGGAGAATTCTTAGCATTCAGGAAACTGACACCGGCAGCTGGCAGAGCCATGCACATACCTAAACCAGCAGTAGGTGAAGAGAAAGGCATCAACACATTTGTGGGAACTCCAGTGCAGAAACTGGACCTGACAGAGAACTTAACTGGCAACAAGACATGGCCACATACTCCTAAGGAAAAGGCCCAGGCTCTGGAAGACCTGGCTGGCTTTAAAGAGCTCTTCCAGACACCTGGTCATACTGAGGAAGCAGTGACTGCTGGCAAAACTACTAAAATGCCCTGCAAATCTTCTCCACCAGAATTAGCAGATGCCCCAACAAGCACAAGAAGGCAGCCCAAGACACCTTTGGGGAAAAGGGATGTACAGAAagagctctcagctctgaagaagctcacacagaccacacacacagacaaagtACCAGGAGGTGAGGATAAAAGCATCAAAGCGTTTAAGGAAACTGCAAAACAGAGACTGGACCCAGCAGCAAGTGTAACTGATAGCAAGAGGCAGCCGAGAACTCCTAAGAGAAAAGCCCAACCCCTAGAAGACCTGGCCGGCTTGAAAGAGCTCTTCCAGACACCAATATGCACTGACAAGTCCACGACTCATGAGAAAACTACCAAAATAGCCTGCAGATCTCCACAACCAGACCCAGTGGACACACCAACAAGCTCCAAGCCACAGTCCAAGAGAAGTCTCAGGAAAGTGCACGTAGAAGAAGAATTCTTAGCACTCAAGAAACGAACGCCATCAGCAGGCAAAGCCATGCATACACCCAAACCAGCAGCAAGTGATGAGAAAAACATCAATGCATTTGTGGGAACTCCAGTGCAGAAACTGGACCTCCCAGAGAACTTAACTGGCAGCAGGAGACAGCTACAAACTCCCAAGGAAAAGGCCCAGGCTCTAGAAGACCTGTCTGGCTTTAAAGAGCTCTTCCAGACACCAGGTCACACTGAGGAATCAATGACTAATGATAAAACTGCCAAAGTAGCCTGCAAATCTTCACAACCAGACCCAGACAAAACCCCAGCAAGCTCTAAGGGACGGCTGAAGACATCCCTGGGGAAAGTGGGCATGAAAGAAGAGCTCCGAGCAGTTGGCAAGCTTACACAGATGTCAGGggagactacacacacacacacagagccaacAGGAGATGGTAAGAGCATCAAAGCATTTATGGAGTCTCCAAAGCAGATCTTAGATTCAGCAGCAAGTCTAACTGGCAGCAAGAGGCAGCCGAGAACTCCTAAGGGAAAGTCTGAAGTCCCTGAAGACCTGGCCGGCTTCAAAGAGCTCTTCCAGACACCTGGTCACACTAAGGAATCAATGACTAACGAAAAAACTACCAAAATATCCTACAGATCTTCACAACCAGACCCGGTGGACACCCCAACAAGCTCCAAGCCACAGCCCAAGAGAAGTCTCAGTAAAGCAGATGTTGAAGAAGAATTTTTAGCATTTAGGAAACGAACACCATCCGCAGACAAAGCCATGCACACACCCAAACCAGCAGGAGGTGAAGAGAAAGACATCAGCACATTTATGGGAACTCCAGTGCAGAAACTGGACCCGCCAGAAAATTTACCTGGCAGCAAGAGACGGCTACAAACTCCTAAGGAAAAGGCCCAGACTCTAGAAGACCTGACTGGCTTCAGAGAGCTTTTCCAGACACCATGCACTGATAACCCCACAACTGATGAGAAAACTACCAAAATACTCTGCAAATCTCCACAACTGGACCCAGTGGACACCCCAACAAGCACAAAACAACGGCCCAAGAGAAGCCTCAAGAAAGCAGACGTAGAGGAAGAATTTTTAGCATTCAGGGAACTAACACCATCAGCAGGCAAAGCCATGCACACACCTAATCCAGCAGTAGGTGAAGAGAAAGTCATCAACACATTTGTGGGAACTCCAGTGCAGAAACTAGACCTGCCAGGAAATTTACCTGGCAGGAAGAGGCGGCCACAAACTCCTAAAGAAAAGGCCAAGGCGCTAGAAGACCTGGCTGGCTTCAAAAAGCTCTTCCAGACACCAACTCACACTGAGGAATCAATGACTGATGACAAAATCACAGAAGTATACTGCAATTCTCCACAACCAGACCCAGTCAAAACCCCAACAAGCTCCAAGCGACGACTCAAGACATCCTTGGGGAAAGTAGGCGTGAAAGAAGAGGTCCTACCAGTCGGCAAACTCACACAGACGTCAGGGAagaccacacagacacacagagagacagcaGGAGATGGAAAGAGCATCAAAGTGTTTAAGGAATCTGCAAAGCAGATGCTGGACCCAGCAAACTATGGAACTGGGATGAAGAGGTGGCCAAGAACACCTAAGGAAGAGGCCCAATCACTAGAAGACCTGGCCGGCTTCAAAGAGCTCTTCCAGACACCAGGTCACACTGAGGAATCAACGACTGATGTCAAAACTACCAAAATAGCCTGCAAATCTCCACCACCAGAATCAGTGGACACCCCAACAAACACAAGAAGGCGGCCCAAAACGCCTTTGGGGAAAAAGGATGTACAGAAAGAGCTCTCAGCCCTGAAGAAGctcacacagaccacacacacagacaaagtACCAGGAGGTGAGGATAAAAGCATCAAAGCATTTAAGGAAACTGCAAAACAGAGACTGGACCCAGCAGCAAGTGTAACTGATAGCAAGAGGCAGCTGAGAACTCCTAAGAGAAAAGCCCAACCCCTAGAAGACCTGGCTGGCTTGAAAGAGCTCTTCCAGACACCAATATGCACTGACAAGCCCACGACTCATGAGAAAACTACCAAACTAGCCTGCAGATCTCCACAACCAGACCCAGTGGACACCCCAACAATCTTCAAGCCACAGTCCAAGAGAAGTCTCAGGAAAGCAGATGTAGAGGAAGAATTCTTAGCACTCAGGAAGCTAACACCGTCAGTAGGGAAAGCTATGCACACGCCCAAACCATCAGGAGGCGATGAGAAAGACATGAAAGCATTTCTGGGAACTCCAGTGCAGAAATTGGACCTGCCAGGAAATTTACCTCGCAGCAGGAGACGGCCACAAACTCCTAAGGAAAAGGCCCAGCCTCTGGAAGATCTGACTGGCTTCAAAGAGCTCTTCCAGACACCCGGCACTGACAAGCCCACGACTGATGAGAAAACTACCAAAATGCCCTGCAAATCTCCACAACCAGACCCAGCAGACACCCCAGCAAGCACAAAGCAACAGCCCAAAAGAAGTCTCAGGAAAGCAGACGTAGAGGAAGAATTTTTAGCACTCAGGAAACTAACGCCGTCAGCAGGCAAAGCCATGGACACACCCAAACCAGCAGTAAGTGatgagaaaaataacacatttatggAAATTCTAGTGCAGAATCTGGACCTGCCAGGAAATTTACCTGGCAGCAAGAGACGGCCACAAACTACTAAGGAAAAGGCTGAGGCTCTAGAGGACCTGGCTGGCTTCAAAGAGCTCTTCCAAACACCAGGTCACACTGAGGAATCAATGACTGATgacaaaatgacagaagtatCATGCAAATCTCCACAGCCAGAGTCATTCAAAACCTCAAGAAGCTCcaagcaaagtctcaagatatcCCTGGTGAAAGTGGACATGAAAGAAGAGCCCCTAGCAGTCAACAAGCTCACACGGACGTCAGGGAAGActacgcaaacacacacacagccaacagGAGATAGTAAGAGCATCAAAGCATTTAAGGAGTCTCCAAAGCAGATCCTGGACCCAGCAGCAAACGTAACTGGTAGCAAGAGGCAGCTGAGAACTCGTAAGGAAAAGGCCAGTGCTCTAGAAGACCTGACTGACTTCAAAGAGCTCTTCCCAGCACCAGGTCACACTGAAGAGTCAATGACTGTTGACAAAAACACAACAATGCTCTGCAAATCTCCCCCAGCAGAACCAGCAGACACTGCCACGAGCACAAAGAGATACCCCAAGACACGTCTCAGGAAAGAAGTGAAAGAGGAGCTCTCAGCACTTGAGAGGCTCACACAAACCTCAGggcaaagcacacacacacacaaagaattagCAAGTGGTGATGAAGGCATCAAAGTATTTAAGCAACGTGCAAAGAAGAAACCGAACCCAGTAGAAGAGGAACCCAGCAGGAGAAGGCCAAGAGCACCTAAGGAAAAGGCCCAACCCCTAGAAGACCTGGCCAGCTTCAAAGAGCTCTCTGAAACATCAGGTCACACTCAGGAACCACTGACTGCTGGCAAAGCCACTAAAATACCCTGCAAATCTCCCCCAGTAGAAGTAGTAGACACCACAGCAAGCACAAAGAGGCATCTCAGGACACGTGTGCAGAAGGTCCAAGTAAAAGAAGAGCCTTCAGCAGTTAAGTTCACACAAACATCAGGGGAAACCATGGACGCAGACAAAGAACCAGTAGGTGAAGATAAAGGCATCAAAGCATTGAAGGAATCTGCAAAACAGACACTGGCTCCAGCAGCGAGTGTAACTGGCAGCAGGAGACGGCCCAGAGCACCCAGGGAAAATGCCCAAGCCCTAGAGGACCTGGCTGACTCCAAAGACCCAGCACCAGGTCACACTGAAGAATCAATGACTGATGACAAAACCACTAAAATACCCTGCAAATCATCACCAGAACTAGTAGACACTGCAACAAGTTCAAAGAGACGGCCCAGGACACGTGCCCAGAAAGTAGCAGTGAAGGAGGAGCTGTTAGCAGTCGGCAGTCTCACACAAACATCAGGGGAGACCGCGCACACCGACAAAGAGCCGGTAGGCGAGGACAAAGGCATGAAAGCATTTAAGCAACCTGCAAAGCAGAAGCTGGACGCAGAAGATGTAATTGGCAGCAGGAGACGGCCAAGAGCACCTAAGGAAAAGGCCCAACCCCTAGAAGATCTGGCCAGCTTCCAAGAGCTCTCTCAAACACCAGGCCACACTGAGGAACTGGCAAATGGTGCTGCTGATAGCTTTACAAGCGCTCCAAAGAAAACACCTGACAGTGGAAAACCTTTAAAAACATCCAGAAGAGTTCTTCGGGCCCCTAAGGTAGAACCCGTGGGAGACCTGGTAAGTGCCACAGACCCTGTAAAATCACAAAGCAAAAGCAACACTTCCCTGCCCCCACTGCCCTTCGAGAGGGGAGGTGGCAAAGATGGAAGCGCCACAGGAACCAAGAGGCTGCGCTGCATGCCTGCGCCGGAGGAAATCGTGGAGGAGCTGCCAGCCAGCAAGAAGCAGAGGGTTGCTCCCAGGGCGAGAGGCAAATCACCGGAACCCGTGGTCGTCATGAAGAGAAGTTTGAGGACTTCTGCAAAAAGAATTGAACCTGTGGAAGAGCTGAACAGCAACAACATGAAAACCAACAAAGAGGAACACAAATTACAAGACTCGGTCCCTGAAAATAAG